From the Carya illinoinensis cultivar Pawnee chromosome 4, C.illinoinensisPawnee_v1, whole genome shotgun sequence genome, one window contains:
- the LOC122306544 gene encoding uncharacterized protein LOC122306544, with amino-acid sequence MDPRHQRGPYQFQWTINSKTIVEEIEEDEPALRPPEYNLVPLNELGVHIDTYAEIDILALAIHMNPPNEVNTNHEKSLIQEIYLIDPGLKLLRLTMWNRFVHDECREISDLILAKPIILGTRIKVSSYNGLLLSSRPTSVFIVEPLLSSSVALRTCAVQNDKLLEEIIGNSFGSASSSSTDPIIKVSEIAEKLISAPAMARSTYLVRGKFRMVDFHQSFHYVSCENCNKATGYDLGENFICYSCKNAAIARARCRVYLDVYDDTTSTPVVIFGSLAEEILGCTAVDLIDRTDEEHLPYIENIANNIENNEWIIVLGAQMNESGRLRQNKLTVLSVNNVPGTAE; translated from the exons ATGGATCCAAGGCATCAAAGAGGACCATATCAGTTTCAATGGACAATAAACTCCAAGACCATTGTTGAAGAGATCGAAGAAGACGAGCCAGCACTTAGACCGCCAGAATATAACCTTGTTCCTTTGAATGAACTTGGCGTACACATAGACACATATGCTGAAATAg ATATTTTGGCACTTGCAATTCATATGAACCCGCCAAATGAAGTGAATACGAACCATGAAAAATCGTTGATCCAAGAGatatacttgattgatccaGG tcTAAAACTCCTGCGTTTAACAATGTGGAATCGCTTTGTTCATGACGAATGCCGCGAAATTTCTGACCTTATTCTGGCAAAGCCAATTATTTTAGGAACACGGATCAAAGTTTCTTCTTATAATG gCCTATTGCTGTCATCAAGACCGACGAGCGTCTTTATTGTTGAACCCCTTCTTTCATCTTCTGTTGCATTACGTACATG TGCAGtacaaaatgataaattactGGAAGAAATCATTGGAAATAGTTTTGGATCAGCTTCAAGTAGTTCTACCGATCCAATCATAAAAGTATCTGAAATCGCAGAAAAACTGATATCTGCTCCAGCAATGGcg AGGTCCACATATTTGGTTAGAGGCAAATTTAGAATGGTTGATTTTCACCAGTCATTCCACTACGTATCATGCGAGAATTGTAACAAGGCAACTGGCTATGACCTCGGTGAAAACTTCATATGCTATAGTTGTAAGAATGCAGCAATTGCACGGGCAAG GTGTCGAGTTTATTTAGATGTGTATGATGATACCACATCGACACCCGTTGTTATTTTTGGATCTTTGGCAGAGGAAATTTTGGGATGCACAGCTGTTGATCTTATAGACCGTACAGACGAG GAACATCTGCCTTATATTGAAAACATTGCAAACAacattgaaaataatgagtggATCATAGTCTTGGGCGCGCAGATGAATGAATCTGGGAGGTTACGCCAAAACAAACTTACTGTATTATCTGTTAATAACGTCCCAGGAACAGCAGAATGA